Proteins from a single region of Chryseobacterium sp. W4I1:
- a CDS encoding saccharopine dehydrogenase, whose translation MEHNILVVGGNGLVGKTIIRILKSRNPHLNIFVGGRKGGQTEKELKIDVTNPGTFSVIIDKKIDLIILSVNDKEDHILRFAIENKIDYLDITKPTPDLVKAYSVAKNRNIQSRIVFSSGWMGGIVNGLVKTLSEKTTDIQEVELFVYYSVKDLAGESSAHFMAENVAKPFIRYENNRQVPIKHFLDSENYNFSFGIGTREVYNFDVPDLYILNQIEKVPSVSVKMTYNSKFITWLLGAFQKMRIFNILSLKERRMIFGSSGKGDQSVFEIVVRTNGKIKKLSLQSTKGQAELTALSAVLHTEELLNNSHENNVYFSHQLHQPSLLLEKLKSYGTINIS comes from the coding sequence ATGGAGCACAATATTCTGGTCGTTGGAGGAAACGGCCTTGTAGGTAAAACAATTATCCGGATTTTAAAATCAAGAAATCCCCATCTGAATATTTTCGTGGGAGGGAGAAAAGGAGGTCAAACTGAGAAAGAACTCAAAATTGATGTCACTAACCCCGGAACATTCTCAGTGATTATAGATAAGAAAATTGACCTGATCATTCTTTCCGTTAATGATAAGGAAGATCATATTCTCCGGTTTGCCATTGAAAATAAAATAGATTATCTTGATATCACTAAACCAACTCCTGACCTTGTAAAAGCATATTCGGTTGCTAAAAACAGGAATATACAGAGCCGGATTGTATTCAGCTCAGGATGGATGGGTGGTATTGTCAATGGGCTTGTGAAAACACTTTCAGAAAAGACTACAGACATCCAGGAAGTGGAACTCTTTGTTTATTATTCTGTAAAAGACCTTGCCGGGGAAAGTTCTGCTCATTTCATGGCCGAAAATGTAGCAAAACCTTTTATCAGGTATGAAAATAACCGACAGGTTCCGATAAAACATTTCTTAGATTCCGAAAATTATAATTTTTCCTTTGGAATTGGTACAAGAGAGGTCTATAATTTTGATGTTCCGGATTTATATATTTTAAATCAGATTGAAAAAGTACCCAGCGTCAGCGTTAAAATGACTTACAATTCTAAATTTATCACCTGGCTTTTAGGTGCATTTCAAAAAATGAGAATTTTTAATATTCTGTCTTTAAAAGAAAGAAGAATGATCTTCGGATCAAGTGGAAAAGGAGATCAGAGTGTATTTGAAATCGTTGTAAGAACCAATGGTAAAATTAAAAAGTTAAGTCTGCAGAGTACAAAAGGGCAGGCTGAACTGACGGCTTTGTCTGCAGTATTGCATACGGAAGAACTGCTGAATAATTCCCATGAAAATAATGTCTATTTCAGTCACCAGCTGCATCAGCCATCATTATTGCTGGAAAAGCTCAAATCCTATGGAACAATCAATATATCATGA
- a CDS encoding NAD(P)H-dependent oxidoreductase, which yields MKKIAIINGHPNKDSFNFGIVKAYREGALTSGAEVREITIAELKFDPVLHFGYQKRMELERDLLKAWEIILWADHMVWIHPVWWGGMPAMMKGFIDRLFLPGFAYKYRENSVWWDKLLKGKTAHIITTLDQPGWYYWLLYGKPSINQLKKSTLEFCGVKPIKVTYIGIIRNSTEMQRTKWLYKVRELGRKQK from the coding sequence ATGAAGAAAATAGCCATTATCAACGGTCATCCCAATAAAGATTCATTTAATTTTGGAATTGTAAAAGCTTACCGGGAAGGAGCCCTTACATCAGGAGCGGAAGTGAGAGAAATTACAATTGCCGAATTGAAATTTGATCCCGTTCTCCATTTCGGATACCAGAAAAGAATGGAACTGGAGCGGGATCTCCTGAAAGCATGGGAGATCATACTGTGGGCAGACCATATGGTTTGGATCCATCCGGTCTGGTGGGGAGGTATGCCTGCAATGATGAAAGGTTTTATTGATCGGTTGTTCTTGCCGGGGTTCGCTTATAAATACAGAGAAAATTCAGTTTGGTGGGATAAGCTGCTAAAAGGAAAAACAGCACACATCATCACAACGCTCGATCAGCCGGGTTGGTACTATTGGCTTCTGTATGGTAAGCCAAGTATTAATCAGCTGAAAAAGTCAACCTTGGAATTCTGTGGTGTAAAACCTATTAAAGTAACTTATATAGGTATTATAAGAAATTCTACTGAGATGCAGCGTACAAAATGGCTTTATAAAGTAAGAGAATTGGGAAGAAAGCAAAAATAA
- a CDS encoding aminopeptidase P family protein: protein MTSKEKVVALREEMQKNNVDAFIVYSADPHMSEYLPEEWQERAWLSGFLGSAGFVVITKDKAGLWTDGRYFTQAALELENSGIDLFKDGMEGTPNYIDWIISEIPSGGKVAVNALATSNANWELLSQKLQSKNITLTDLPLLKEIWKERGTPSKNPIFIHPVERAGKSVTDKINAIRQKMEDQEATVHIISSLDDVAWTLNLRGSDVESNPVFLGYTVITKNDAVLFTDLEKLEVEARKQMDESFVKMMPYEEFYNYLKAFKNEKVLVSPNSNQMIYETLKADNQFIKAPVPGNLMKAQKNETELEGFRTVMVRDGVAMVKFLYWLTHNAGKEAMTEYSIGKKLGGFRAEGKNFVGESFGSIVGYKDNGAIMHYSAKSEGSKEVTNDASILVDSGGQYLEGTTDITRTLALGAVSDDFKRNSTLVLQGLIRLSMVKFPKGTKGVHLDAIARLPLWMEGKDFNHGTGHGVGSFMNVHEGPQNIRKDMNPQDLLPGMVCSNEPGYYLEGEYGIRHENLIAVKEAEKTIHGTFYEFETLTFCPFFKDTIVKEILSEKEIIWLNDYHRTCEEKLGPYLEGEIKDWFLELVSPL from the coding sequence ATGACTTCAAAGGAAAAAGTTGTTGCACTTCGGGAGGAGATGCAGAAAAATAATGTTGATGCATTTATAGTATATTCTGCAGATCCGCACATGAGCGAGTATTTGCCTGAAGAATGGCAGGAGAGAGCATGGCTTTCAGGATTTTTAGGTTCCGCAGGTTTTGTGGTGATCACCAAAGACAAAGCAGGTCTTTGGACGGATGGCCGATACTTTACCCAGGCAGCCCTTGAGCTTGAAAATTCAGGAATCGATCTTTTCAAAGACGGAATGGAAGGAACTCCCAATTATATAGACTGGATCATTTCTGAGATTCCTTCAGGTGGAAAAGTAGCCGTGAATGCTTTGGCCACTTCAAATGCCAACTGGGAACTGCTTTCACAAAAACTGCAGTCAAAAAATATTACATTAACAGATCTTCCATTACTAAAAGAGATATGGAAAGAAAGAGGAACGCCTTCTAAAAATCCAATTTTCATACATCCAGTAGAAAGAGCCGGAAAATCGGTTACCGATAAGATCAATGCTATCCGCCAGAAAATGGAAGATCAGGAAGCTACCGTTCATATTATTTCCAGCTTGGATGATGTAGCCTGGACACTGAATTTAAGAGGAAGCGATGTAGAAAGCAACCCTGTATTTTTAGGATATACAGTTATCACTAAAAATGATGCAGTTTTGTTCACAGACCTTGAAAAGCTGGAAGTAGAGGCAAGAAAACAGATGGATGAGTCTTTTGTGAAAATGATGCCTTACGAAGAATTTTACAATTATCTGAAAGCATTTAAAAATGAAAAGGTATTGGTTTCTCCGAACAGCAACCAGATGATCTATGAAACTTTAAAGGCTGATAACCAATTTATAAAAGCTCCTGTTCCCGGTAACCTGATGAAAGCCCAGAAAAATGAAACTGAGCTGGAAGGATTCAGAACAGTGATGGTAAGAGACGGTGTGGCTATGGTGAAATTCCTTTACTGGCTGACTCATAATGCGGGAAAAGAAGCAATGACTGAATATTCTATTGGTAAAAAACTGGGCGGTTTCCGTGCAGAAGGCAAAAACTTTGTAGGAGAAAGCTTTGGAAGCATTGTAGGTTATAAAGATAACGGTGCTATCATGCACTATTCTGCAAAAAGTGAAGGAAGTAAAGAAGTGACCAATGATGCCAGCATTCTGGTAGATTCAGGAGGACAATATCTTGAAGGAACTACCGATATCACAAGAACCTTGGCTTTAGGAGCGGTTTCTGATGATTTTAAAAGGAATTCCACTTTAGTGCTTCAGGGATTGATCCGTTTGTCCATGGTGAAATTCCCGAAAGGAACAAAAGGTGTTCATCTTGATGCCATTGCAAGGCTTCCGCTATGGATGGAAGGAAAAGATTTCAACCACGGAACCGGTCATGGAGTTGGAAGCTTTATGAATGTTCATGAAGGTCCACAGAATATCAGAAAAGATATGAATCCTCAGGATCTTCTTCCGGGAATGGTTTGTTCCAATGAACCGGGATACTATCTTGAAGGAGAATACGGAATCCGGCACGAAAACCTGATCGCCGTAAAAGAAGCAGAAAAAACAATTCACGGAACATTCTATGAATTTGAAACCCTGACGTTCTGTCCGTTCTTTAAGGATACCATTGTAAAAGAAATCCTTTCAGAAAAAGAAATTATCTGGCTGAATGATTACCACAGAACTTGTGAAGAAAAACTGGGTCCTTATCTTGAAGGAGAGATTAAAGATTGGTTCCTTGAATTGGTGAGCCCGCTTTAA
- a CDS encoding Crp/Fnr family transcriptional regulator, producing MIEDYFRSFDIFSDSEIRDFAQLFEARKMYKNEFFIQEGSHCKEIAFIVSGIFRSYYISDEGKDMTYCFRFPNQLMASYSSFISDCPSSENMQAITDTELMVLKKDAVDDLVKDDLNWTKFLKMIAEQEYLELEKRFFQLQRDSAAKRYETLLGNQPDYVQKIPLQYLASYLGITQRHLSRIRKEITI from the coding sequence ATGATAGAAGACTATTTTCGCAGCTTTGATATATTCTCAGACAGTGAAATCAGAGATTTTGCCCAACTCTTTGAAGCCAGAAAAATGTATAAAAATGAATTTTTTATACAGGAAGGTAGTCATTGTAAAGAAATAGCATTTATAGTATCCGGAATTTTCCGTTCCTATTATATTTCAGATGAAGGAAAAGATATGACCTACTGTTTTAGGTTCCCCAATCAGCTGATGGCCAGTTATTCATCATTTATCTCAGACTGTCCCAGCAGCGAAAATATGCAGGCTATCACCGATACTGAGCTGATGGTTCTGAAAAAAGATGCTGTAGATGATCTGGTAAAAGATGATCTCAACTGGACCAAGTTTTTAAAAATGATCGCAGAGCAGGAATATCTTGAACTTGAAAAAAGATTTTTCCAGCTTCAAAGAGACAGTGCAGCAAAGCGGTATGAGACTCTCCTTGGCAACCAGCCGGATTATGTTCAGAAAATTCCGCTGCAGTATCTGGCTTCTTATCTGGGAATTACACAAAGACATCTTAGCAGGATCAGAAAAGAAATTACGATATAA